From the genome of Spirosomataceae bacterium TFI 002, one region includes:
- a CDS encoding transcription elongation factor GreA has protein sequence MSKFQYYTQEGYDNLKNKLNELKTKGRADISRQIAEARDKGDLSENAEYDAAKDAQGLMEGEISKLETLMSTARILDESNIDISQVSLMNKVTIKNLKNNAKMVYTLVQEEEADLKQGKISINSPFAKGLLGKKVGEKAQIQAPAGLVEVEVIDIAI, from the coding sequence ATGTCTAAATTTCAATATTACACTCAAGAGGGATACGATAACCTCAAAAACAAATTAAACGAACTCAAGACTAAGGGTAGGGCAGACATTTCTCGTCAAATTGCTGAAGCAAGAGACAAGGGTGATTTATCGGAAAATGCAGAGTACGATGCTGCAAAAGATGCTCAGGGCTTAATGGAAGGAGAGATCAGTAAGTTGGAAACATTAATGTCAACTGCTCGTATTTTGGATGAATCTAATATAGATATTTCTCAAGTTTCACTTATGAACAAGGTGACAATTAAAAACTTGAAGAATAATGCCAAAATGGTCTATACGCTAGTACAAGAAGAAGAAGCGGATCTAAAGCAAGGTAAAATCTCTATCAATTCTCCATTTGCCAAAGGGCTTTTGGGTAAAAAAGTAGGAGAGAAAGCTCAAATTCAAGCTCCTGCTGGTCTTGTAGAAGTAGAAGTAATAGATATAGCTATTTAA
- a CDS encoding malonate transporter, MadL subunit, protein MTIYGLTLLSFCYLTGQLVGQALGKLIGIDSNVGGVGFAMLLLIILHDLFTKKGWMDEISDRGITFWSSMYIPIIVAMSASQNVKQALSSGLVAILAGIIPVIACYLLIPTLSKMLKD, encoded by the coding sequence ATGACAATCTACGGACTTACACTTCTTTCCTTTTGCTATCTCACTGGTCAACTAGTAGGACAAGCTTTGGGAAAGCTTATCGGAATTGATTCAAATGTAGGTGGCGTAGGCTTTGCAATGCTCCTACTTATCATTCTTCACGACCTATTTACCAAGAAAGGTTGGATGGACGAAATCTCTGACCGTGGAATCACTTTTTGGAGCTCAATGTACATTCCTATCATCGTTGCAATGTCTGCTTCACAGAATGTCAAACAAGCTCTTTCTTCTGGTCTTGTGGCTATTTTGGCTGGTATAATCCCTGTAATAGCTTGTTACTTACTAATACCTACCCTTTCCAAAATGCTCAAAGACTAA
- a CDS encoding HlyD family secretion protein, translating into MKKKSNRIWIILGVAVVAIIALLIIGKKAGWIGKPETAEVEFTKVEKTNLTETVSASGKIQPELEVNITPDVPGEIIGLYVQEGDSVKKGQLLLRIQPENYISVVERFRAGVNQAKAAAEQSKAQIARAESQMLRQEIEFKRQEKLFNDKVTSKSDFETAETNLRIGRQDLTAAKANYEAAQFGIRSAEANLKDATENLRKTNIYAPMNGIVSKLDVELGERVVGTSQMAGTEMLRIANLNNMEVRVNVNENDIVRVTKGDTAIIDVDAYSSRDKKFKGIITQIANTANGMGGSLGASSASVEAVTEFEVRIRILPSSYSELLSESRYPFKPGMTATVDIITESKNNVLAIPIAAVTTRSNDDMTGDEDKKEDNEESSSSQNAQPKKAEEIVEIIFVSEAGKAKKKVVKTGITDTVAGKIEILEGLTEGEEIISGPYIEVSKRLKEGKAVSTKKEDNKKDEE; encoded by the coding sequence ATGAAAAAGAAATCAAATCGTATTTGGATCATACTAGGTGTAGCTGTTGTAGCAATTATCGCCTTACTGATCATTGGTAAAAAAGCAGGATGGATAGGTAAACCAGAAACCGCAGAGGTTGAATTTACAAAGGTTGAAAAAACTAACCTTACTGAAACCGTGTCTGCCTCTGGAAAAATTCAACCAGAATTAGAAGTTAATATTACTCCTGACGTACCTGGAGAAATCATTGGTCTATATGTTCAAGAAGGCGATTCTGTTAAAAAAGGTCAACTCCTTTTGAGAATTCAACCTGAGAACTACATTTCAGTAGTAGAAAGATTTAGAGCGGGGGTTAACCAAGCAAAAGCCGCTGCTGAGCAATCTAAAGCTCAAATTGCGAGAGCAGAATCACAAATGCTCCGTCAAGAGATTGAATTTAAGCGTCAAGAAAAGTTATTTAACGACAAAGTAACTTCAAAGTCAGACTTTGAAACTGCGGAAACAAATTTAAGAATTGGACGCCAAGACCTCACTGCTGCAAAAGCAAATTATGAGGCTGCTCAATTCGGAATTCGTAGTGCAGAGGCAAACTTGAAAGATGCAACTGAGAACCTAAGAAAGACCAATATCTATGCCCCAATGAACGGAATAGTATCTAAACTAGATGTGGAATTAGGAGAAAGGGTAGTTGGAACCTCGCAAATGGCTGGAACCGAAATGCTTAGAATAGCCAATCTTAATAACATGGAAGTGCGTGTAAACGTAAACGAAAATGATATAGTGAGAGTGACTAAAGGAGACACTGCGATAATAGACGTAGATGCTTATAGCTCTAGAGATAAGAAATTTAAAGGAATTATAACACAAATTGCCAATACAGCAAACGGTATGGGTGGTTCTCTAGGAGCAAGTAGTGCATCGGTAGAAGCTGTGACAGAGTTTGAGGTTAGAATTAGAATTCTTCCTTCCTCATATTCCGAACTTTTATCTGAAAGCAGATACCCCTTTAAGCCTGGCATGACAGCAACAGTGGATATCATCACGGAAAGCAAAAATAATGTTTTGGCAATTCCTATTGCAGCTGTGACTACTAGAAGCAACGATGATATGACTGGTGACGAGGATAAAAAAGAAGATAACGAAGAAAGCTCTTCTTCTCAAAATGCCCAACCTAAAAAAGCAGAAGAAATAGTAGAAATCATATTTGTTTCTGAAGCGGGTAAAGCCAAAAAGAAAGTGGTGAAAACGGGCATTACTGATACTGTAGCTGGTAAAATCGAAATTCTTGAAGGACTAACAGAAGGAGAAGAAATTATATCTGGACCTTATATCGAAGTCAGCAAAAGGCTAAAAGAAGGCAAAGCAGTTAGCACAAAAAAAGAGGATAATAAAAAGGACGAAGAATAA
- a CDS encoding histidine triad (HIT) family protein: protein MASIFSKIISGEIPSHKIAEDENFLAFLDVFPCAKGHTLVVPKKEVDYIFDLEDDLYLGLMAFAKKIAPAIQKANPCLRIGVSVIGLEVPHTHVHLIPLNSMADMDFGKKLKMTQEELAEIAAKIKAEL, encoded by the coding sequence ATGGCGTCAATTTTTTCTAAAATCATATCAGGTGAAATACCCTCCCATAAAATAGCTGAGGATGAAAATTTCCTAGCCTTTTTGGATGTTTTCCCTTGTGCGAAAGGTCACACACTAGTAGTGCCCAAAAAAGAAGTTGACTACATTTTTGATTTAGAAGATGACTTGTACTTGGGCTTAATGGCTTTTGCTAAAAAAATAGCTCCTGCAATCCAAAAAGCGAATCCTTGTTTACGAATTGGGGTTTCGGTCATTGGTCTAGAAGTTCCACATACGCATGTCCATTTGATTCCATTGAACAGTATGGCTGACATGGATTTTGGGAAAAAACTAAAAATGACTCAAGAAGAATTGGCCGAAATAGCTGCCAAAATCAAGGCTGAGCTTTAA
- a CDS encoding outer membrane protein produces MRFTFILLLISSFSFGQAGVSGDDSQGGYSLRECIDYALEHNVTLRQTRLAYESSLNQLEASKFSLYPTVNGQFSLNSNFGRNIDPFSNDVVTQTIGTNRVGVGSSVTLYNGGRLRNTIESNKLGLKASQLDIQAQKNNISLQVAVSYLNVLSARELVEVSVKNLEVTQLQLERTNKLVDAGALSPTNVFDLEAQLANNELQLVNARNNVENAKLTLLQAMNMIGTNNFTVEGVNVPQPSLQPYPQSANEVYQAAINFLPEVTASETREEMAQMNIEIAKSVGLPSIAANASWGTAYSTAAKNLIPTAPTFSQVPITADVGGETIAGIINFPQQNFDRENIPYFSQFGNNQNMNVGVSMNIPIFNGFNKKFQTQGAKIQKMQAELNTESTQLNIRQSIEQAFITMLNASKSYIAATAQVNALEKSFVAAESRYSQGASNFVDYNLAKTNLDRALANEIQTKYDYLFRLKILDFYQNKPLTF; encoded by the coding sequence ATGCGTTTTACATTTATACTTTTACTCATTTCAAGCTTTAGTTTTGGTCAGGCCGGCGTATCGGGAGACGACTCACAGGGTGGATACTCATTGAGAGAATGTATTGATTATGCTTTGGAACATAATGTTACATTGCGACAAACAAGACTCGCTTACGAATCAAGTTTAAATCAATTGGAAGCATCCAAATTCTCACTCTACCCTACAGTAAATGGACAATTTAGTTTAAATTCCAACTTTGGACGTAACATTGACCCATTTTCCAATGACGTAGTAACCCAAACAATTGGAACGAATAGAGTTGGGGTTGGTAGTAGTGTTACTTTATATAATGGCGGTAGACTAAGAAACACCATTGAGAGCAATAAACTTGGACTCAAGGCTAGCCAATTGGATATCCAAGCTCAAAAGAATAACATTTCTCTTCAGGTCGCGGTATCTTACTTAAATGTACTATCGGCTAGAGAATTGGTAGAAGTCTCTGTAAAGAACTTAGAAGTAACACAACTTCAACTCGAAAGAACTAACAAGCTGGTAGATGCCGGTGCATTATCCCCTACTAATGTTTTTGACCTTGAAGCCCAACTTGCAAATAATGAATTGCAACTTGTGAACGCTCGAAACAATGTGGAAAATGCAAAGCTCACCCTTTTGCAGGCAATGAATATGATAGGCACAAACAACTTCACTGTTGAAGGCGTGAACGTACCACAACCTAGCTTGCAACCATATCCACAGTCAGCAAATGAAGTTTACCAAGCTGCAATTAATTTCTTACCAGAAGTAACAGCTTCTGAGACAAGAGAAGAAATGGCTCAAATGAATATTGAGATCGCAAAATCAGTTGGATTGCCATCTATCGCAGCAAATGCTAGCTGGGGAACGGCCTACTCTACTGCTGCAAAAAACCTAATTCCAACTGCACCTACGTTTTCTCAAGTGCCCATTACAGCAGATGTAGGCGGAGAAACAATTGCTGGTATCATCAACTTTCCACAGCAGAATTTTGACCGCGAAAATATTCCTTACTTCTCTCAGTTTGGCAACAACCAAAACATGAATGTAGGAGTAAGCATGAACATTCCAATCTTTAATGGATTCAATAAGAAGTTTCAGACTCAAGGTGCTAAAATTCAAAAAATGCAAGCTGAGTTGAATACAGAAAGTACTCAATTAAATATTCGTCAAAGTATTGAACAAGCATTCATCACAATGCTCAATGCCTCTAAAAGCTATATTGCAGCGACAGCTCAAGTAAATGCCTTGGAAAAGTCATTTGTTGCAGCTGAGTCTAGGTACAGTCAAGGAGCTAGTAATTTTGTTGACTACAACTTGGCAAAAACTAACCTAGATAGAGCTTTGGCAAACGAGATTCAAACGAAATACGATTACCTTTTCCGCCTAAAGATTCTTGACTTTTACCAAAACAAACCATTGACATTCTAA
- a CDS encoding malonate transporter, MadM subunit has product MELLIKFFEKNGLVVAFMVTGLIMLLSNIVSSKLLNKKIPGSAIAIIAGLILAYIGGIITNGIKGIADLPFLSGFKEFGGSVFRDFAITSTAVGASLALMKKAGKAGIVSLLIGTTLSFFLGVVIGLAFGFTDAESLTTIGAGAITFIVGPVTGTAVNASSDVIALSIATGAVKSVIVTIGTPFLAKRVGLDNPLSAMIFGGLMGTTSGVAAGLAATDPKLVPYGAVTATFCTGLGCLLCPSVYYLIVGWLV; this is encoded by the coding sequence ATGGAGTTACTCATAAAGTTTTTTGAGAAGAATGGCTTGGTAGTAGCTTTTATGGTAACTGGTTTAATAATGCTTTTATCAAATATAGTTTCAAGCAAATTATTAAACAAAAAGATCCCTGGTTCGGCAATTGCAATTATTGCTGGCTTGATCTTGGCCTACATAGGTGGAATTATTACAAATGGAATCAAAGGAATTGCAGATCTACCTTTCTTGTCTGGTTTTAAAGAATTCGGCGGTTCAGTTTTTCGTGATTTTGCCATCACCTCCACAGCAGTTGGTGCAAGTTTAGCCTTGATGAAAAAAGCGGGGAAGGCTGGCATAGTCTCATTACTCATTGGCACCACTTTGTCGTTTTTCTTGGGAGTCGTTATTGGCTTGGCTTTTGGCTTTACGGATGCCGAAAGCTTAACGACCATAGGTGCAGGAGCAATAACCTTTATTGTGGGACCAGTTACAGGTACAGCAGTAAACGCAAGCTCAGATGTGATCGCATTGAGCATAGCAACTGGGGCTGTAAAAAGCGTAATAGTGACTATTGGAACTCCATTTTTAGCTAAAAGAGTAGGTCTGGATAACCCATTATCAGCAATGATTTTCGGTGGGTTAATGGGTACCACAAGTGGAGTTGCAGCTGGTTTAGCAGCAACCGATCCAAAGCTTGTACCCTATGGTGCCGTAACCGCTACTTTTTGTACAGGATTGGGCTGTTTGCTTTGTCCTTCCGTTTATTATTTAATTGTTGGCTGGTTGGTTTAA
- a CDS encoding glycerol-3-phosphate dehydrogenase (NAD(P)+), with protein sequence MKITVVGGGSWATAIVKILSEKNLKIKWWLRNKQTVEHIKKHHHNPQYLSSIELHPSRVKPYYNLKEALKNTDWVVLAVPAAFLKDALKGLTPEHFEGKKIISAIKGMETESRQLISDWMEQQYKIPISRQGIIAGPCHAEEVAQEKQSYLTIGSSNPELAKEFAEAMTCRFVNCSVSPDLHGIEYAAVMKNIIAIASGIAHGMGAGDNFQAVLVSNAMQEIKRFVQILSPGERDMSGSAYLGDLLVTSYSQFSRNRTFGNMLGRGYSVANAQLEMKMIAEGYYAVTAIHGLAEKHEISLPITSFVYAIVYKKMPPKKAFQILKSQLT encoded by the coding sequence ATGAAAATAACGGTAGTAGGTGGTGGAAGCTGGGCAACAGCAATAGTTAAGATTTTGAGCGAAAAAAACCTCAAGATCAAATGGTGGCTACGTAATAAACAAACCGTAGAACATATAAAAAAACACCACCACAACCCACAGTACCTAAGCAGTATAGAGCTTCATCCATCTAGAGTGAAACCTTATTACAATTTAAAAGAGGCTCTTAAAAATACAGACTGGGTAGTACTAGCAGTACCCGCCGCTTTCTTGAAAGATGCTCTAAAGGGCCTGACCCCTGAACATTTCGAAGGAAAAAAAATAATCTCTGCTATAAAAGGCATGGAAACCGAAAGCCGTCAACTCATTTCTGACTGGATGGAGCAACAATACAAAATCCCAATTAGCAGGCAAGGTATCATTGCAGGCCCATGTCATGCTGAAGAAGTTGCTCAAGAAAAACAATCTTATCTTACTATAGGCTCTTCAAATCCCGAACTGGCTAAAGAATTTGCAGAAGCAATGACTTGTAGATTTGTAAATTGCTCCGTTTCTCCCGATTTACACGGGATAGAATACGCTGCAGTAATGAAAAACATTATCGCTATTGCTAGTGGAATTGCCCATGGAATGGGAGCTGGTGATAATTTTCAGGCCGTTTTAGTTTCCAATGCCATGCAGGAAATTAAACGTTTCGTTCAAATCTTATCTCCGGGAGAACGTGACATGAGTGGATCGGCATATTTGGGAGATTTATTAGTAACCTCTTACTCACAATTCAGCAGAAACAGGACTTTTGGAAATATGCTTGGCAGAGGCTATTCAGTTGCCAATGCACAATTAGAAATGAAAATGATTGCAGAAGGTTATTATGCCGTTACTGCAATTCATGGTTTGGCTGAGAAACACGAAATTTCATTACCTATCACCTCTTTTGTATACGCCATCGTGTATAAAAAAATGCCTCCAAAGAAGGCATTTCAAATATTAAAAAGTCAATTAACTTAA
- a CDS encoding malonyl-CoA/methylmalonyl-CoA synthetase gives MPFIFNQPLDISKTAIVSNGQSYSYAQLFEKSADLASSLLGESMDLAEERIAFLIDPSFEYVSVQWAIWRAGGVAVPVSPAHPADALIYTINDSATEVVICTAMYKERFEGLGVAKDFKLIVLEEMTFGEQKALPQVAISRNAMILYTSGTTSLPKGVVTTHFNIKTQIETLVKAWEWQPTDAIVSVLPLHHVHGIINILGCAMSVGATVYYPDGFSPAAIFELFKKEPITLFMAVPTIYYKLIAYLEKLSKGELKELKNRMSEFRLMVSGSAALPISTMEKWEELSGQRLLERYGMTEIGMAVSNPYNGERKAGHIGQPLPGVLLKLVDDEGNDTQDGEIYIKGDGVFKEYWQKPEATEKSFDKDGWFITGDIATWDEGYLRIKGRSSIDIIKSGGYKISALEIEEILRTHPQIKDCGVVGLPDDEWGELVACAIVSNGEEIDLSVLTDWTKLKMPAYRIPRKYIILDDLPHNAMGKVTKNQLKGMF, from the coding sequence ATGCCATTTATCTTTAATCAGCCATTAGATATTTCCAAAACTGCCATCGTTTCAAACGGTCAGTCTTATTCATATGCACAACTTTTTGAAAAATCAGCAGATTTAGCTTCTTCGCTATTAGGTGAGTCAATGGACCTAGCTGAGGAACGAATTGCTTTTTTGATCGATCCTTCTTTTGAATATGTTTCGGTTCAATGGGCGATTTGGAGAGCGGGTGGTGTTGCAGTACCAGTGAGTCCTGCACATCCTGCTGATGCACTCATATATACAATAAACGATTCAGCTACCGAAGTGGTGATTTGTACTGCCATGTACAAGGAGAGGTTTGAAGGTTTAGGAGTTGCCAAAGATTTCAAACTCATTGTTTTAGAAGAGATGACTTTTGGAGAGCAGAAAGCTTTACCTCAAGTTGCGATTAGCCGAAATGCAATGATATTGTATACTAGTGGTACCACTAGCCTGCCCAAAGGCGTGGTAACTACTCATTTCAATATTAAGACGCAAATAGAAACTCTTGTGAAAGCTTGGGAATGGCAGCCTACAGATGCCATTGTGAGTGTTTTGCCTTTGCACCATGTGCATGGGATTATCAATATTTTGGGTTGTGCGATGTCAGTAGGAGCAACCGTTTATTATCCTGATGGATTTTCGCCTGCTGCTATTTTTGAGCTATTCAAAAAAGAGCCCATTACGCTTTTTATGGCGGTGCCAACGATCTATTATAAGCTCATTGCCTATTTAGAAAAATTGAGCAAAGGAGAACTCAAAGAGCTCAAAAATCGAATGTCAGAGTTTAGGTTGATGGTTTCTGGCTCAGCGGCTTTACCTATTTCCACAATGGAAAAGTGGGAGGAATTGAGCGGTCAGCGGCTTCTGGAACGATATGGAATGACCGAGATAGGAATGGCGGTGAGCAACCCTTATAATGGTGAACGAAAAGCAGGACATATTGGGCAACCACTTCCTGGTGTATTGCTTAAACTTGTAGATGACGAAGGAAATGACACGCAAGATGGTGAGATTTATATCAAAGGAGATGGTGTTTTTAAAGAGTATTGGCAAAAGCCCGAAGCTACCGAAAAGTCATTTGACAAAGATGGATGGTTTATTACTGGTGATATAGCGACATGGGATGAAGGCTACTTGAGAATAAAAGGACGTAGCTCTATTGACATTATAAAATCTGGAGGATATAAAATCTCGGCACTAGAAATAGAAGAAATACTGCGAACACACCCTCAAATCAAAGATTGTGGCGTTGTTGGCTTGCCAGATGATGAGTGGGGAGAATTAGTCGCTTGTGCAATTGTTAGCAATGGCGAAGAAATAGATTTATCAGTCCTCACGGATTGGACTAAATTAAAAATGCCCGCATACAGGATTCCTCGTAAATATATTATTTTAGATGATCTGCCTCACAACGCAATGGGTAAAGTGACCAAAAATCAGTTGAAAGGAATGTTTTGA
- a CDS encoding OmpA family protein yields the protein MKKVLLLCILFSQLNTIAQDPKEILQSIYFGGGSWYIGGEQAGDLKEIVNSIKNLPYYEITVTSHTDNIGGKEFNAYLSRMRSEAAMRLLERFGVNPETVKYKDFGEEAPVFDNSTITGKLRNRRVDILFKPIQF from the coding sequence ATGAAAAAAGTACTTCTTTTATGTATTTTGTTTTCTCAATTGAATACGATTGCTCAAGATCCAAAGGAAATCTTGCAGAGTATTTACTTTGGAGGAGGGAGCTGGTATATAGGTGGTGAGCAAGCTGGAGACTTAAAAGAAATTGTAAATTCGATTAAAAACTTACCGTATTACGAAATAACGGTAACGAGCCATACAGATAATATAGGTGGTAAAGAATTCAATGCTTACCTTTCCCGAATGCGGAGTGAAGCTGCAATGAGACTGCTAGAAAGATTTGGTGTAAACCCCGAAACTGTGAAGTACAAAGATTTTGGAGAAGAAGCTCCAGTTTTTGACAATAGTACTATTACAGGTAAGCTCAGAAATAGAAGAGTAGATATTCTATTTAAGCCAATTCAATTTTGA
- a CDS encoding methionyl-tRNA formyltransferase — MRIIFMGTPDFAVESLKALVEGGKNVVAVITAPDKPAGRGQKLHETAVKKYAVSKGIPVLQPPKLKNPDFLEELASYKADLQVVVAFRMLPEVVWAMPQKGTFNLHGSLLPQYRGAAPINWAVINGEKETGVTTFFIEKEIDTGKIIFSEKTKIGPNENAGQIHDRLMEIGGQLVLKTANAIENGEYPQEDQDDSKALKAAPKIFKEDCEIDWSKSAQEVHNFIRGMSPYPTAWTKLGDKNLKIFATEIVEAFDEENQKETNVSSDGKTFMQFKCRTHAVNIIELQLEGKRRMNVKDFLAGYRF, encoded by the coding sequence ATGCGTATTATTTTCATGGGTACTCCAGACTTCGCAGTGGAAAGCCTAAAGGCCCTTGTGGAGGGTGGTAAAAATGTAGTTGCAGTGATTACAGCACCAGACAAACCAGCAGGCAGAGGTCAAAAATTACACGAAACTGCAGTGAAGAAATACGCCGTAAGTAAAGGAATTCCTGTTTTACAACCACCTAAACTCAAAAATCCTGACTTTCTTGAGGAGCTTGCCTCTTACAAAGCAGATTTACAAGTTGTTGTGGCGTTTAGAATGTTACCTGAAGTGGTATGGGCAATGCCTCAAAAAGGTACTTTTAACCTACATGGTTCTCTGCTACCTCAATACCGCGGAGCTGCTCCTATCAATTGGGCCGTTATCAATGGTGAAAAGGAAACAGGAGTCACTACTTTTTTCATTGAAAAAGAAATAGATACAGGTAAAATTATTTTCAGTGAAAAGACGAAAATTGGCCCAAATGAAAATGCAGGTCAAATACATGACAGACTAATGGAGATTGGCGGGCAATTGGTCCTTAAGACTGCCAATGCAATTGAAAATGGAGAATATCCGCAAGAAGACCAAGATGACAGCAAGGCTCTCAAGGCGGCCCCGAAAATATTTAAGGAAGACTGCGAGATAGATTGGAGTAAAAGTGCTCAAGAGGTGCATAACTTCATTCGAGGCATGTCTCCTTACCCAACCGCATGGACTAAACTCGGTGACAAAAATTTAAAAATATTTGCGACAGAAATTGTAGAAGCATTTGACGAAGAGAACCAAAAGGAAACCAACGTATCGTCTGATGGAAAAACATTTATGCAATTCAAATGTAGAACCCATGCAGTCAATATCATAGAACTTCAACTAGAAGGGAAAAGAAGAATGAATGTAAAAGACTTTTTGGCTGGGTATAGGTTCTAA
- a CDS encoding Adenylosuccinate synthetase: MVDILLGLQWGDEGKGKIVDVLAPKYDVVARFQGGPNAGHTLKFDGIKHVLHQIPSGVFRKDCLNIVGNGVVLDPVIFKKEVEGLAPFNIDLTKNLVISTKTAIIIPTHRLIDAAQEKAKGDKKIGSTLKGIGPTYADKVSRSGLRVGDIISPNFEKKYKTLVTKHIELLKNLDYEFETELAALEKTFFDACEYLQKFEIKETEYLINEKLNEGKSILAEGAQGSLLDIDFGSYPFVTSSSTTAAGVISGLGVAPKKIGEVYGIFKAYCTRVGSGPFPTELFDETGKRIQDEGQEFGATTGRPRRCGWMDLPALKYTCMLNGTTQLVMMKVDVLNIFDEIKICTHYKLPDGTLTDQMPYDLCDTEVEPVYKTMKGWNCSLEGISTYSQLPKEVQDYVDYIEEEVKIKITFVSTGPDRKATIKR; this comes from the coding sequence ATGGTAGATATTTTATTGGGATTGCAATGGGGCGACGAAGGCAAAGGCAAAATTGTCGATGTTCTCGCACCGAAATATGATGTTGTAGCAAGGTTTCAGGGAGGCCCTAATGCTGGTCACACCCTCAAATTCGACGGTATTAAGCACGTTTTACACCAAATCCCTTCTGGAGTCTTTCGCAAAGACTGCCTTAATATAGTTGGCAATGGAGTTGTTCTTGATCCTGTTATTTTCAAAAAGGAAGTAGAGGGACTTGCTCCTTTTAATATTGACCTTACCAAAAACTTGGTCATTTCTACTAAAACTGCAATCATCATACCTACCCATAGGTTGATTGATGCTGCTCAAGAAAAAGCAAAGGGTGATAAGAAGATTGGTTCTACTCTTAAGGGAATCGGTCCAACTTATGCTGACAAGGTAAGTAGATCAGGTTTAAGAGTTGGTGATATCATTTCTCCTAACTTTGAGAAAAAATACAAAACGCTAGTAACTAAGCATATTGAGCTTCTCAAAAACCTCGATTACGAATTTGAAACAGAATTGGCAGCTTTAGAAAAAACATTTTTCGATGCTTGCGAATACTTACAGAAATTTGAAATAAAAGAAACTGAATACCTCATCAATGAAAAACTGAATGAAGGTAAATCAATATTAGCTGAAGGTGCTCAGGGATCGCTTCTTGACATTGATTTTGGCTCATACCCATTTGTAACTAGCAGTAGTACAACTGCAGCTGGCGTAATATCAGGATTGGGCGTTGCTCCTAAAAAAATTGGTGAAGTTTACGGAATTTTCAAGGCCTATTGTACAAGAGTAGGTAGTGGACCTTTCCCTACCGAACTATTTGATGAAACTGGCAAAAGAATTCAAGACGAAGGTCAAGAATTTGGTGCTACTACTGGTCGCCCAAGACGTTGCGGATGGATGGACTTACCTGCACTCAAGTATACTTGTATGCTCAATGGTACAACTCAGCTCGTAATGATGAAGGTAGATGTGCTCAATATTTTTGATGAAATAAAGATTTGTACGCACTACAAACTTCCAGATGGAACTCTTACAGATCAAATGCCATACGACTTGTGCGATACTGAAGTAGAGCCTGTGTATAAAACCATGAAAGGCTGGAACTGTAGCCTTGAAGGGATTTCTACATACAGCCAACTACCAAAAGAGGTACAAGACTATGTAGACTACATAGAAGAAGAGGTTAAAATCAAAATAACTTTCGTATCTACTGGACCAGATAGAAAAGCAACGATAAAACGCTAA